TCGGGAGTTCCCGATTCCGCCGGGACCAACCACAGTGGACGGGGTTGGGTACATGGCCGGTCTCCCGCGACCGGCGGCACCGGTGGCGCCGCGACGCGGAAACCGCTGGCGGTCGCCGCTTCGGCGCCTGCCGCCAGGCCCTGCGACAGGCAGCCTGCGAGATCGTAGGTTCCGCGTGCGGATCCGATGACCTTCGGCAGCGCACCGGACGACTTCTCGGGGACGAATCCCGCCGCGATGGGATCCCAGCGCAGGGCGCCACCCGCCTGGCTGAACAGGTGTACCGCCGGGTTCCAACCCCCGCAGACCGCCAGCAGATCACACGGGAAATCGTGCACCGGTCCCGTCGGGGAGCCTTCCGCGTCGATGCCCGCCACCCGGACCGAGGACACTCGGTCCTCACCCCCGGTGGCGACCACGGCCGACCCCGGATATACCCGGCCACCGGCCTCCCGGATCTGTTCGGTCAGGTGTGCGGGCGGATTCGCCCGCGTGTCCACCACGGCAGGTACCCGTGCTCCCGCGGCGATGAGTTCCAGTGCGGTGGTGTAGGCACTGTCCGATGTGGTGAGCACGACCGCCTGCCGTCCCGGCAGCACGGCATGGCGATTGACATAGCTGCGCACGGCCGAGGCGAGCATGATGCCCGGCCGATCGTTGTCGGCGAAGACCATCGGCCGCTCGTGTGCGCCCGTGGCGAGAACGACCTGCTGCGCACGCACGTGCCACAGCCGCTGGCGCGGGTGGTGTGGAACGGCCTCGGCCAGGTGATCGGTGCGACACTCGGCGATCAGCACGTAGTTGTCCTCGTAGCAACCGACCGCGGTGGAGCGGGTGAGCACCCGGACCTCCGTCATTTCCACGAGTTCGCGCACGGCCCGGCCGATCCAGTCCGTGGCCGGGCGGCCGTCGATCAACTCACCACCGTCGAGCAGCGTGCCGCCGAGCTCTCGCCGTTCGTCGACGAGGACCACGCGCGCACCACTGCGACCAGCGGACAATGCCGCCGCGATCCCGGCCGGCCCCGCTCCGACGATGAGCACATCGGTGTGCACGTATTTCTTGTCGTAAACCGCGGTGTCGGCCTCGTCGCCAAGACGGCCGACCCCGGACAGGCTTTCGGCGACCAGCCCGTCGTGGAGCTCGATCCGGGTGGCGGGCAGCATCGGCTCCTGGCAGGCACCGTGCAGTTGCACGAGTGCGTTGGGTTCGGTGCAGTCGGCAGCGACGATGCCGCGTGGGCGGCTCCGACGGATCGACGGCGCGACCGCGATCCTGCCCTCGGCCAGCAGAGCCGAAGCCAGCGTGTCCCCGGGGTGGCCGGAGAGCTCGACTCCGTCGAAGGTGAACCGCAGGGTGCGGGTGCGATCGATGCGCCCCGCCCTGGTCGTAGCATCGAGGCGGTTCGGATTCGTCATCGCGTCACCGGCTTTCTCGCCGAGGGCAGCTCGGCGCGCATCCGGTTGGTCGCCGTGTCGCGGATCGCGTTGAACCACCGTCGGCACCCGGCGGTGTGTACCCATCGCTCCGCGAGTTCTCCACACGGGTTGTCCCGGATGAACAGGTATTCGGCCCAGGCTTGGTCGTCCAGAGTGGATGTATCCTGCGGATGGTGCACATGCGCCTGTCCGCCGTAGCGGAACTCGGTCTCCTCGCGGTTACCGCACCATGGGCAACGAATCAACAGCATGGCGAAGAACCTCCTCAATGCGCGACGGCGGCGGCCCCGTGTTCGTCGATGAGCGCCCCGGTGGTGAAGCGCTCCATGCCGTACGGCGCGTTGATCGGATGGGGCTCACCGGTGGCGATGGTGTGCGCGAAGACCCACCCCACACCGGGAGTGGCCTTGAAACCGCCCGTGCCCCACCCGCAGTTGACGAACAGGTTCTCGTACGGGGTCGGACCGATGATCGGAGAGGCATCCGGGGTGACATCGACCGTTCCCGCCCAGGTACGGATCATGTGTGCCCGCGCGAAGATCGGGAACAATTCGACCGCAGCGGCGAGCTGATTTTCGATCGTACGGATCGAGCCCCGTCGGGAGTAACCGTTGTAGGGGTCGATCCCCGCACCGAGCACCAGCTCACCCTTGTGTGCCTGACTGCAATAGACATGGACGTGGTTGGACATCACCACGCAGGGATGCACCGGTTCGAGCAGTTCCGAGGCCAGTGCCTGCAGTGGGTGGCTTTGCAGCGGCAGTCGGATACCGAGGGTGTCGGTGAGCAGGCTGGTCCTGCCTGCCGCGGCCAATCCGACCCGACCCGCGGCGATGGGGCCGAGATCGGTCTGCACCCCGGTGACTCGGTCACCGTCGGTGGTGAAGCCGGTGACCTCGCAGCCCTGGATGAAATCCACGCCCATCTCGTCGGACTTGCGGGCCAGTGCCCACGCCACGTGGTCGTGCTTGGCGATGCCCGCGCGACGTTGCAGGGTCGCACCGAGTACGGGATATCTGACCTCGTCGGACGTGTTCAGGATGGGGCAGATCTCGGCGATCTCCTCGGGAGTGACCCACTCCGTGTCGACGCCGTTGAGCTCGTTGGCGAAGGACCGGCGTCGGGCATCGCGGACCTCCTGCTCGGTGTGTGCGAGATTGAGAACGCCGCGCTGGCTGAGCAGGAAGTCGTGGTCGAGTTCGGCGGGTAGCTGCTCCCAGAGGTTCAGCGCGTGGTTGTACAGTGCCGCGCTCTCGTCGAGCAGGTAATTGGAACGAATGATCATGGTGTTGCGAGCCATGTTCCCGCCCGCGAGCCAGCCACGCTCCAGCACCGCGATATCGCGGATGCCGTGGTTGCGAGCCAGGTAGTACGCCGTGGCGAGCCCGTGTCCGCCCGCACCGACGATGACCACGTCGTAACCGCGTTTCGGTTCGGGATTACGCCACAGGCGTGCCGATGGATCGGGGGGAACATGCCGAGGTGCGCCCACAGTGACTCCCTTGCGGAAAAAGCCTTCGTCGAGGGAACGCCTTTGTGCCGGTCCGGCGGCCGGAGACACCAGTGAATAATTCTCGTGTACAACTACACGACAACTGATATGTCAGTCTGTGAGGTAGGCTACGAGCCATGTCATCAGCGGTCAATTCCCCATCAGGTGACAGCTCCCCTGTCGACGGTTTCACAGGAATGCACCGGACGCAGAACCTCTCACAGGCCGAGCGCGCGTACCTGACCCTGCGGGATCTCATCCTGTCGCTGCGGCTTTCCCCGGGATCGCCGGTGCAGGAGGAGCCCCTGACCAAGGAACTGGGAATCGGACGCACGCCCTTCCGGGAAGCCGTCAAGCGGCTCCAGGCCGAATCGCTCATCGCGATCTATCCCCGGCGCGGAAGCTTCGTCACCGAGGTCAACATCACCGACCACGCCCTGATCGCCGACGTGCGCCGTCAACTGGAAGGACACGCGGCGCAACGGGCCGCCGAACGCGTCACCGAAGCCGAGCGCGGCGAACTCGAGGAACTACGCGAACTGGTCGAAGCCCTGCCCGGTGAGCAGGCCCCGATCATGGATGTGGATACCCGGGTGCACCGGACCGTGTATCGCTGCACCCACAACGGCTACCTGGAGAACACGCTCGGCCAGTACTACAACCTCGCCGTGCGGATCTGGTGCCTGTTCTTCGACCGCCTGCCCGACGTCACCGACCACGTCGTCGAGCACGGCGAGCTGCTCAAGGCCGTTATCGAGGGCGACACCGAACGTGCCGACCGGATCGCGGTCGCGCACGTGGACCATTTCGAGCACGCCATCCGCCAGGTGATCTGAACACGGACGACCTCCGCGGTCGGACACGCACCGCGTCGGCACTGCACCCACCGAAATCGCTCGAATGTGTGTCTTGACGCACACGAGCCCCCAAGCGCACTGTTGCGTGTGACGCAGTTAGTTGTCATAGGCGCAACGACAGCAGGGGGTGGAGATGGGTACGGAACTCGATTCCAGCGCGGGTGTACTCATCGTTGGCGCAGGAGTCGCCGGCTGCAGCGCGGTGTGCCACCTCGCACGTCGAGGGGTCACCGACGTGCTCGCCCCCTCGCGCTACGGCCACAGCATCGATGTCGGCCTCGCCTGCCCCGGCTGCCCGCCGATCTCACCGAGGAGGGCACCGATGTGCAGGTTGTCCGCTTCCGGCGGAGAGATCCGGCAACGGTCGTCATCGATCCCGCCTTCGATCCGAAGATGACGCGCATGCGCCGCTGACCGGTATTGATCGCGATCGACCACCCCATATGCAACGCCCGGTCGCTCCCATATGCAACGCCCGGTCGCTGACCACAGCGATCCGGGCGTCATCAACCCATCCACAAACCCACCCGTCAACTCACTCGCAGAAATCCACCCGTGGAAACCGACCCGAAAGAAAACCACACAACCCTCGAGGAGTACCCCATGAGCATCAATCCGAACCCGGGAATCCTGCAGTACCCGCGAATCCGCAAGTCCCCGTTCTTCTACGCCTCCCGCAGGCACGGCGTGAGCCTGTACAGCGTGTACAACCACACCTACCACGCTCGGCACTACGGGGACCCCGTCGCCGAGTACTGGGCCCTGCTGGAAGGTGTGACACTGTGGGACGTCGGCGTCGAACGGCAGGTGGAAATCACCGGCCCGGACGCTTTCGACTTCACCAACATGCTGGTTCCCCGGGACCTGCACAAGTGCCGGATCGGGCAGTGCAAGTACGTGTTCATCACCGCCGAGGACGGCGGCATCATCAACGACCCGGTCCTGCTGCGGTTGGGGGAGAACCACTTCTGGCTCTCGCTTGCCGACAGTGATGTGCTGCTGTGGGCCAAGGGACTCGCCTACAGCCTGGGCATGAACGTGCAGATCCGAGAGCCCGATGTGGGCCCGGTCCAGGTTCAGGGCCCCAAGTCCCGCGATGTCATGGTCGACCTGTTCGGCGAGTCCATCCTCGACGTGCCCTACTACTACGCCGTCGACCGCGAGCTGAACGGGATGCAGTTGGTCGTCTCCCGGACCGGCTTCACCGCCGAACTCGGCTACGAAATCTACCTGCACAACGCCAGCAGGGATGGCGTGAAACTGTGGGAGACCCTCTGGGAGGCCGGCCGCCCCTACGACATGCAGGTGATCGGTCCCTGCCACATCCGCCGCATCGAGGGCGGGCTGCTGTCGTGGGGCAACGACATCACCTACAACACCAACCCGTTCGAGGTCGGCTACGGCTTCGAAGCAACCTGGATGGTCGATCTCAACCAGGAGGCCGACTTCATCGGCAAGCAGGCACTGACCCGCGTCTCCAACGAGGGCATCACCCGCAAGCTGGTCGGGGTGGAGATCGGCGGACCGAGCGTCGGTAGCTTCAACGACGGGTCGATGATCGACGTCTTCGACGTGCACGACCCACACGGCCTGCGTATCGGCGAGGTCACCTCCGCCTGCTACTCGCCCCGGCTGGAGCGCAACATCGGCTACGCGATGGTGCCGATCAGCTACTACGAGACGGGGACTGCCCTGGTCGTCGATACCCAGCACGGACCGCAGGACGCGGTCGTGGTCGAAAAGCCGTTCCTCGACCCGAAGAAGGACATCCCCAAGCAAATCGAGCGGCAGGAAACGGCGGTGCCATCGCGATGACCACGAGCACGCAACAGCAACTGCAGCGGCACCTCATGCAGGCACGGTTCGAGATTCTGCCGCTGCCCGGCACCATGGACCAGGTCGGAGCCCTTTCCAGGGATGCCACCGTGACCGTGACCTCGTCCTCGGCGAAGGGTACGGAGGCGACGCTGGATCTCGCCACGCGGTTGCGGCGCGAGGGGTTCCACGTGGTTCCGCACCTGGCCGCGCGGCTCATCACGGATCGTGCACACCTATCACAACTGTGTGACCGGATCGCCGAAGCCGGAATCTCCGAAGTGTTCGTGATCGCCGGCGATGCTCCCACCGCGGCAGGCGAGTTCCCCGGTGCGCTCTCGTTGTTGCAGGCGATGGACGAACTGGGAATCCGGCCACGCCGAGTGGGGATCACCGGCTATCCCGAACCCCACGCCTTCATCCCCGACACGACGACCGTCCAAGCCCTCGACGAAAAATCCCGCTATGCGGATTACATCGTTTCCCAGATCTGCTATGACCCGACCACGATCCGGTCGTGGGTGGAATCGTTGCGAGAGCGTGGGGTCACGCTGCCGGTCTACATCGGAGCTCCGGGATCGGTGGACCCGAAGAAGCTGCTCCGGATCTCCATGAAGATCGGACTGGGCCAGTCGATGCGCTTTCTGCGCAAGCAGAACGGCATGGTCACCAAACTGCTCACGCGCTACACTCCCGAAAACATCTTCGACGAACTCGGTCCCTACCTTCTCACCCCGAACTACGGAATCGCGGGCTGGCATCTGTTCACCTTCAACGAGATCACCAGGACCCAGAAGTGGGTCGAGGACATGGCAGCACGACTGCAGGAGGTTCCGGCATGAGCATCCCGTCGGATCTGGACATCTCCCGGTCGTCCCCCCGCAAACCGCTGGAGGACGTCGCCGATCAACTCGGCATCGGCTCACACCTGCTCGAACCCTATGGCCGCGACGTCG
This Haloactinomyces albus DNA region includes the following protein-coding sequences:
- a CDS encoding sarcosine oxidase subunit delta; translation: MLLIRCPWCGNREETEFRYGGQAHVHHPQDTSTLDDQAWAEYLFIRDNPCGELAERWVHTAGCRRWFNAIRDTATNRMRAELPSARKPVTR
- a CDS encoding sarcosine oxidase subunit beta family protein, which encodes MGAPRHVPPDPSARLWRNPEPKRGYDVVIVGAGGHGLATAYYLARNHGIRDIAVLERGWLAGGNMARNTMIIRSNYLLDESAALYNHALNLWEQLPAELDHDFLLSQRGVLNLAHTEQEVRDARRRSFANELNGVDTEWVTPEEIAEICPILNTSDEVRYPVLGATLQRRAGIAKHDHVAWALARKSDEMGVDFIQGCEVTGFTTDGDRVTGVQTDLGPIAAGRVGLAAAGRTSLLTDTLGIRLPLQSHPLQALASELLEPVHPCVVMSNHVHVYCSQAHKGELVLGAGIDPYNGYSRRGSIRTIENQLAAAVELFPIFARAHMIRTWAGTVDVTPDASPIIGPTPYENLFVNCGWGTGGFKATPGVGWVFAHTIATGEPHPINAPYGMERFTTGALIDEHGAAAVAH
- a CDS encoding GntR family transcriptional regulator, producing MSSAVNSPSGDSSPVDGFTGMHRTQNLSQAERAYLTLRDLILSLRLSPGSPVQEEPLTKELGIGRTPFREAVKRLQAESLIAIYPRRGSFVTEVNITDHALIADVRRQLEGHAAQRAAERVTEAERGELEELRELVEALPGEQAPIMDVDTRVHRTVYRCTHNGYLENTLGQYYNLAVRIWCLFFDRLPDVTDHVVEHGELLKAVIEGDTERADRIAVAHVDHFEHAIRQVI
- a CDS encoding glycine cleavage T C-terminal barrel domain-containing protein is translated as MSINPNPGILQYPRIRKSPFFYASRRHGVSLYSVYNHTYHARHYGDPVAEYWALLEGVTLWDVGVERQVEITGPDAFDFTNMLVPRDLHKCRIGQCKYVFITAEDGGIINDPVLLRLGENHFWLSLADSDVLLWAKGLAYSLGMNVQIREPDVGPVQVQGPKSRDVMVDLFGESILDVPYYYAVDRELNGMQLVVSRTGFTAELGYEIYLHNASRDGVKLWETLWEAGRPYDMQVIGPCHIRRIEGGLLSWGNDITYNTNPFEVGYGFEATWMVDLNQEADFIGKQALTRVSNEGITRKLVGVEIGGPSVGSFNDGSMIDVFDVHDPHGLRIGEVTSACYSPRLERNIGYAMVPISYYETGTALVVDTQHGPQDAVVVEKPFLDPKKDIPKQIERQETAVPSR
- a CDS encoding methylenetetrahydrofolate reductase; protein product: MTTSTQQQLQRHLMQARFEILPLPGTMDQVGALSRDATVTVTSSSAKGTEATLDLATRLRREGFHVVPHLAARLITDRAHLSQLCDRIAEAGISEVFVIAGDAPTAAGEFPGALSLLQAMDELGIRPRRVGITGYPEPHAFIPDTTTVQALDEKSRYADYIVSQICYDPTTIRSWVESLRERGVTLPVYIGAPGSVDPKKLLRISMKIGLGQSMRFLRKQNGMVTKLLTRYTPENIFDELGPYLLTPNYGIAGWHLFTFNEITRTQKWVEDMAARLQEVPA